The segment TCCGTGCCGTCGACGACGCGGGCGACGGTGTGCGGGTGACCGGCAGGGACTGCGTCCCGGTCGTCCTCGTGCAGTGGGGCGAACCCAGCGTGCAAGAAGCGATCGAAGACGCGATCGACCGCGCCGGACCGGGCTTCGACGCACTCGTCGACGGTGTCATCTCCCACCGATACGAGTACTTCCTCTTCGGGCAGGATTGCTGGGAGGTCGAGGGAACTGCCGTCTCCCGGAAGTCAGCCGCCACCGCCGCACGATGACCGATCAGGCCGCCGCCTCCGCTGTCAGGAGGAATCAGGCGCATCGGCCCTCGGGCCAACGATACTGGCCATCTACCCGACACGAGGAGCGCCACATGCACGCCCCCAGGTACCTCCTGGCCGCCGTTCTCACGCTCGCCGTCTGCGCGGCCGGTTGCGGCGACGACACGACGAATCACCATCCCGATCCCGCGCCCGGAACCGGTGGCACCGGTGGCACCGGCGGCAGCGGAGCTGGTGGAGGCGCCGGCGGCATCGGCGGCGGTGGTGCCGGCGGCACGGGCGGCGACGGCGGTTCCAGCGGGGCCGGAGGGTCGGGTGGGGCTGGCGGCACCCTGCAGGTCGGCTCGCTCGAGATCACGCCTGCCGCAGCCGAGGCCTGCGCGCCGGACTGCAGCTTCCTCCCGCAGCACATGACGCGCCTCTTCGTCTCCACCGTACGCGACGCGGACGGCAATACCCTCGAGGAGATCCCGGTCGAATGGGCGATCAGCGACGAATCGCGGGCCACGGTCGATGGCGGCATGGTCACCGCCATCGCGCCGGGGCCGGTCGAGCTCACCGCCACGGCCGGCGACCTCACCACCTCGCTCGAACTCGAGGTCGGCGGCGAAGGCGTCAACCTCATCTACGTCGAGACGCCGGACGGCCTCCGCGAAATCGCGCTCCTCGAAGGCCGCAGCACCCTCGTCCGCGCCGCAGGGCAGCAGGGGCACGGGTGGTTCGTGCGCCCGGTCGACCTGCTCGACGCGACCTGGGAGATCGCCGACCCGGCCATCGCCGCCATTGAGAGCCACCAGGTGGTTGGCACGCAGCCCGCGATCATGGTGCACGCACTTGCCGCAGGCTCCACCACGATTCGCGTCACCAGCCGCCAGGGGCCGGGCGTCGAGGGATTGCTTCCCTTTCACGTGATCCCTGCCACGGTCGCAGCACCGGAGCTCACGCTCGACCTCCTCGCGCCCGGCGCCAGCCACGCCTGCGGCCTCGACAGCAGCGGCGCGCTCTGCTGGGGCGACAACTCGACCTTCCAGCTTGGCGCCGGCTCCACCAACCCGTCGGAGAGCACGCCGCTGCGCGTCGCCGGGAGCGGTGGCTTCGCCTGGCTCACCTCGGGCGCCCGCCATTCCTGCGCTCTCGACAACCAGGGAGCCGCATTCTGCTGGGGTGCGAACGACGAGGGACAGCTCGGCGTCGACGAGCAGTCGCAGACCGTCTTCAACAGCGAGGTGCCGGTCCCGGTTGCGGCCACGCTCGAGTTCACCCGACTCGCCACCGGCGACGCGCATACCTGCGGCATCGACGCGGTGGGCGCGGCGTACTGCTGGGGGAGCAACTGGTTCGGCAAGCTCGGCACCGGCAGCACCGACGAGTTCCAGTTGCGCGTGCCCACGCCCGTCGCCGGCGGCCACCATTTCGAATCGATCGCGCCTTCGTCCGCCTTCACCTGCGCAGTCGACGAAGCCGGCGCGGCCTGGTGCTGGGGCGCGCACACCGGCGCGCTCGGCATCGGTCCGGTGCAGGGTGACGTCACGCGCTACGCGATGCCGATGGCCGTAGCCGGCGCACACGTCTTCACGGCGCTGGCTACCGGTGGCAACCACACCTGCGCGGTGGACGCGATGGGCGCTGCCTGGTGCTGGGGCCGGTCGCTCGAAGGGCAGCTCGGCGTCGCTCCCGCGACCGACGATCCGATGGGCGAGACCTGGGAGCCGGTGCAGGTGGGCGGAGGTCATCTCTTTGCCACGATCGCTGCGGGCAACCGCCACACCTGCGCGCTCGACGCAGCAGGCGCGGCGTGGTGCTGGGGAGGCAACCAGGCCGGCCAGCTCGGCAC is part of the Vulgatibacter sp. genome and harbors:
- a CDS encoding Ig-like domain-containing protein, with protein sequence MHAPRYLLAAVLTLAVCAAGCGDDTTNHHPDPAPGTGGTGGTGGSGAGGGAGGIGGGGAGGTGGDGGSSGAGGSGGAGGTLQVGSLEITPAAAEACAPDCSFLPQHMTRLFVSTVRDADGNTLEEIPVEWAISDESRATVDGGMVTAIAPGPVELTATAGDLTTSLELEVGGEGVNLIYVETPDGLREIALLEGRSTLVRAAGQQGHGWFVRPVDLLDATWEIADPAIAAIESHQVVGTQPAIMVHALAAGSTTIRVTSRQGPGVEGLLPFHVIPATVAAPELTLDLLAPGASHACGLDSSGALCWGDNSTFQLGAGSTNPSESTPLRVAGSGGFAWLTSGARHSCALDNQGAAFCWGANDEGQLGVDEQSQTVFNSEVPVPVAATLEFTRLATGDAHTCGIDAVGAAYCWGSNWFGKLGTGSTDEFQLRVPTPVAGGHHFESIAPSSAFTCAVDEAGAAWCWGAHTGALGIGPVQGDVTRYAMPMAVAGAHVFTALATGGNHTCAVDAMGAAWCWGRSLEGQLGVAPATDDPMGETWEPVQVGGGHLFATIAAGNRHTCALDAAGAAWCWGGNQAGQLGTGDLTSTEAPVPVLGGLAFRDLRAGGDFTCGITSSGGAYCWGASDYGQLGAGSTSMRPFPTPVLAAASP